One window of the Pyxicephalus adspersus chromosome 5, UCB_Pads_2.0, whole genome shotgun sequence genome contains the following:
- the LOC140330438 gene encoding uncharacterized protein, whose protein sequence is MYNINTAPADTTSYTKNIVPVDTTSDTIKTVQADTTSETINTVPADTRSDTKNTVPTDTISYTINAVPADTTSDTTDTIPASATYNNKNTVTADTTSYTKNTVPADTTSNPKIIVPVDTTSDTIKTVQADTTSKTINIVPADTSSDTKNTVPTDTTSKTMNTVQADTTSNTINTVPVDTTSDNENTVPIVTISETINTMPADTTSDTIITVQADTTFDTKNTVPIDTTSKTINTMPADTTPVTINTMSPDTTFDIKNTAPADTISDTINPVPGVSTPYTINTVPDDTTSDTKNTVPVDTTSNTINTVPAYTTSNTINTVPADTTNDTKNTVPVDTTSDTIITVPAVTKNNVPTDTTSDTKNTAPADTTSDTKNTVPDDTTSDTKNTVPVDTTFDTKNTAPADATSDTIITVPADTKNIVPTDTTFDTKNTVPADTTFDTINPVPGVTTPYTINTVPDDTTSYTKNNVPADTTSDTINTVPVDTTSDTVITVPVDTTFDTKNTAPADTTSDTIITVPVDTTSDTVITVPVDTTFDTKNTAPADATSDTINTVPVDTISLFINTVPVDATHNEQAATTSAPPAHSLPVTINTLSANPTSDIIFTLPNNNTKNTINTVPGGTTFTSGDNFPTSSEAINMQTSSVLTSVTLSTGTTSETQGTASAVTSSEIVNTAQAGKTLEINNTTSYSAIVEMGNTKFVPTRSLSLPAAITECRNTLPTSDIVPTDSRNIVPNCITPETGNIVHTDIPSETRNTMPSEITSETRNTMPTEITSETRNTMPTEITSATRNIMPSGITSETRNVPTVTTTESTIPRSPPATAKTTTSWITAISLQSRKPIRSFIPSKSTFTVPTETTSEAITIIQTGKTLEGAGMPDGITPEIKNKSATADATTDVKINLGTTETSPETRNFLSTVSITIMENIVPASTNSENTVPSATSSEITKDVTSAALFNKTKMVPTTARSKPGEDLSAAPTKGIGNRVQYGVTNETRSTLSTGNTSGIVPTGVTSERNLPQTTKSYTITVLTGTLSGSIVPTGTLSGSIVPSGTPSETGQYVTNATIPATAETMPSNAKTRDIRPNASTSIITTITPSGVTSKTLQFVPTTTSEAGSTPPNATTSNRHWTTTPTNTTIPSDGAAGTPGTTIKPYASLERNRTAQGSANTTTKSPTTVGLALSTWTTDNVPKSQTNLMSQSANATTGEPQWIAGRTTRGDATTTSPGGNGTTGSLLQSLRFTTALAGIIEPWAQFNATTQAMKPLSTHVTGGTHQQTGRMPSTLSASSTRPAHNATTVSSPPHGKNSTNQTGPSVKFLSSAHVGPPAPGTIALQVRMSKSTEESAQDSVNVFIKEACLMFAQQFDLRNVTLTWGPSRIVTNCLTVLST, encoded by the exons ATGTACAACATAAACACTGCGCCTGCTGATACCACATCTTACACCAAAAATATTGTGCCAGTAGATACCACATCTGACACCATTAAAACTGTGCAAGCTGATACCACATCTGAAACCATAAACACTGTGCCAGCTGACACCAGATCTGACACTAAAAACACGGTGCCAACTGATACCATATCCTACACCATAAACGCTGTGCCAGCTGATACCACATCTGATACCACAGACACTATACCAGCTAGTGccacatataacaataaaaacactgtGACAGCTGACACCACATCTTATACCAAAAACACTGTGCCTGCTGATACCACATCTAACCCCAAAATTATTGTGCCAGTAGATACCACATCTGACACCATTAAAACTGTGCAAGCTGATACCACATCCAAAACCATAAACATTGTGCCAGCTGACACCAGCTCTGACACCAAAAACACTGTGCCAACTGATACCACATCGAAAACCATGAACACTGTGCAAGCTGATACCACATCTAACACTATAAACACTGTGCCGGTTGATACCACATCTGACAACGAAAATACTGTGCCCATTGTTACTATATCTGAAACCATAAACACTATGCCAGCTGATACCACATCTGACACCATAATCACTGTGCAAGCTGATACCACATTTGACACCAAAAATACTGTGCCCATTGATACCACATCTAAAACCATAAACACTATGCCAGCTGACACCACACCTGTCACCATAAACACTATGTCACCTGATACCACATTTGACATAAAAAACACTGCACCAGCTGATACAATATCTGACACCATAAACCCTGTACCAGGTGTTTCCACACCTTATACCATAAACACTGTGCCAGATGATACCACATCTGACACCAAAAATACTGTGCCAGTTGATACCACATCGAACACCATAAACACTGTGCCAGCTTATACAACATCTAACACCATAAACACTGTTCCAGCTGATACCACAAATGACACTAAAAATACTGTGCCAGTTGATACCACATCTGACACTATAATCACTGTGCCAGCTGTCACCAAAAATAATGTGCCAACTGATACCACATCTGACACCAAAAACACTGCACCAGCTGATACCACATCTGACACCAAAAACACTGTTCCAGATGATACCACATCTGACACCAAAAATACTGTGCCAGTTGATACCACATTTGACACCAAAAACACTGCACCAGCTGATGCCACATCTGACACCATAATCACTGTGCCAGCTGACACCAAAAATATTGTGCCAACTGATACCACATTTGACACCAAAAACACTGTGCCAGCTGATACCACATTTGACACCATAAACCCTGTACCAGGTGTTACCACACCTTATACCATTAACACTGTGCCAGATGATACCACATCTTACACCAAAAATAATGTGCCAGCTGATACCACATCTGACACCATAAACACTGTGCCAGTTGATACCACATCTGACACCGTAATCACTGTGCCAGTTGATACCACATTTGACACCAAAAACACTGCACCAGCTGATACCACATCTGACACCATAATCACTGTGCCAGTTGATACCACATCTGACACTGTAATCACTGTGCCAGTTGATACCACATTTGACACCAAAAACACTGCACCAGCTGATGCCACATCTGACACCATAAACACTGTGCCAGTTGATACCATCTCTTTATTTATCAACACTGTGCCAGTTGATGCCACACACAATGAGCAAGCTGCTACCACATCCGCTCCACCAGCTCACTCCCTACCTGTCACCATAAACACTCTGTCAGCTAACCCTACATCTGACATCATATTTACTTTGCCAAATAACAATACAAAGAATACCATAAACACTGTGCCTGGCGGCACCACCTTCACATCTGGAGATAATTTTCCTACCTCATCAGAAGCAATAAACATGCAAACTAGCAGCGTATTGACATCAGTAACCTTATCAACTGGCACCACATCTGAAACCCAAGGCACCGCGTCAGCCGTCACCTCTTCTGAAATTGTAAATACAGCACAAGCTGGAAAAACACTTGAAATAAATAATACCACATCCTATAGTGCCATAGTTGAAATGGGAAATACGAAATTTGTGCCAACTCGTTCTTTATCTTTACCTGCTGCCATTACAGAATGTAGGAACACTTTACCCACCAGTGACATTGTGCCAACTGACAGCAGAAACATTGTGCCAAATTGTATCACACCTGAAACTGGAAACATTGTGCACACTGATATTCCATCTGAAACCAGAAACACAATGCCATCTGAAATCACATCAGAAACCAGAAACACAATGCCAACTGAAATCACATCAGAAACCAGAAACACAATGCCAACTGAAATCACATCAGCAACCAGAAACATTATGCCCAGTGGAATTACATCTGAAACCAGAAATGTGCCAACTGTCACCACAACTGAATCCACGATTCCTAGGTCACCTCCTGCCACAGCCAAAACCACAACTAGTTGGATTACTGCTATCAGTTTGCAGAGCAGAAAACCCATCAGATCTTTTATACCATCAAAATCTACATTCACTGTGCCAACTGAAACCACATCTGAGGCCATAACCATCATACAGACTGGTAAAACACTGGAAGGTGCGGGTATGCCAGATGGCATCACAcctgaaattaaaaataagtcAGCAACAGCAGATGCCACcacagatgtaaaaataaatttaggaacAACAGAAACATCACCTGAAACCAGAAACTTTCTTTCAACTGTCTCCATAACTATCATGGAGAACATTGTGCCAGCATCCACCAACTCTGAAAACACTGTGCCATCTGCCACGTCATCTGAAATCACAAAGGATGTTACAAGTGctgcattatttaataaaacaaaaatggtgccAACTACAGCCAGATCCAAGCCTGGGGAGGATTTGTCCGCTGCTCCCACCAAAGGCATTGGTAACCGTGTTCAATATGGAGTCACCAATGAAACTAGAAGCACTTTGTCAACTGGAAACACATCTGGCATTGTGCCAACTGGTGTCACATCTGAGAGAAACTTACCGCAAACTACTAAATCTTACACCATAACTGTGCTAACGGGTACCCTGTCTGGAAGCATTGTGCCAACTGGTACCCTGTCTGGAAGCATTGTGCCATCTGGCACCCCATCTGAGACTGGACAATATGTTACAAATGCAACCATACCTGCAACTGCAGAAACAATGCCAAGCAATGCTAAAACTCGAGACATTAGACCAAATGCTTCCACCTCCATTATTACAACAATTACCCCATCTGGTGTCACATCTAAAACTTTACAATTTGTGCCAACTACCACATCTGAAGCTGGAAGCACTCCACCAAATGCCACCACATCTAACAGGCATTGGACAACCACACCTACAAACACAACAATTCCATCTGATGGAGCTGCTGGTACACCTGGCACTACAATCAAACCTTATGCCAGTCTAGAAAGGAACAGGACAGCTCAGGGTTCTGCCAATACTACCACAAAGTCACCAACAACAGTAGGATTGGCCCTGTCCACTTGGACAACTGATAATGTGCCCAAATCTCAAACCAACTTGATGTCTCAATCAGCCAATGCGACTACCGGAGAACCTCAATGGATTGCTGGGAGGACAACTAGAGGAGATGCCACCACTACCAGTCCAGGAGGTAATGGCACCACTGGGTCCTTGCTACAATCACTGAGATTTACCACAGCTTTGGCAGGGATTATTGAACCTTGGGCACAATTCAATGCTACGACTCAGGCCATGAAGCCCCTGTCCACCCATGTGACTGGCGGTACCCATCAACAGACGGGCAGAATGCCATCTACCTTGTCCGCCAGCTCCACCAGACCGGCACATAATGCCACAACAGTGTCTTCTCCACCACATGGCAAGAACAGCACCAACCAAACTGGTCCTAGTGTCAAGTTTCTATCATCAGCACATGTTGGACCACCAGCACCCG GGACTATTGCACTGCAAGTTAGGATGTCCAAATCTACAGAGGAAAGTGCCCAGGACTCAGTGAATGTTTTCATCAAAGAG GCCTGCTTGATGTTCGCCCAACAATTTGACCTGAGGAATGTCACGCTGACCTGGGGGCCGAGTCGGATAGTCACCAACTGCCTGACTGTTCTGTCCACCTAA